The genomic segment TATATGACTACTGCTTATCCCGGCGTCGTCAAGGGGTGGCATTACCATAAAAAACAGTTGGACAACTTTGTTGTTGTCAAGGGGATGATGAAAGTTGTCCTCTTTGACAGCAGGGAGGATTCACCGACCAAAGGAGAGGTCAATGAATTCTTTATGGGTACGCATAATCCCATCCTGTTGCAGATTCCCACTTATGTATATCACGGTTTCAAATGTATCAGTGATGAGGAAGCCATGGTGGTAAATTTCCCTACTAAACCATACAACTACAATGAGCCGGATGAATTCCGCGTGCATCCTCATGATAACGACATTCCCTATGACTGGACCAGAAAGGACGGGTAAAATGAACGGCAAAACACTTCTGGTCACCGGAGGGGCAGGCTTTATCGGGTCAAATTTTATTCTGTATATGTTTAACAGATATCCTGATGTAAAAATCATTAATCTTGATTTACTCACTTATGCAGGCAACCTGGAGAACCTCAAAGATATTGCGGATAACCCCAGTTACACCTTTGTCAAAGGCGATATTGCCGACACCGGGGTTGTTAACAGGGTTGTACCGGGAGCTAATTATATTGTCAATTTCGCTGCCGAATCTCATGTGGACCGCAGCATCGAGGACCCGCTCGTTTTCATTAAGACAAATGTGATGGGGACCCAAGTTCTGCTTGATGCTGCCAAAAAGCACGGTGTGGAGCGGTATCTGCAGGTTTCCACCGATGAAGTTTACGGATCCCTGGGGCCAACCGGATATTTTACTGAAGAAACCCCGATTGCCCCAAACAGCCCGTATTCTGCCAGCAAAGCAGGCGCCGATATGCTAGTCAGGGCTTATTATGAGACTTACGGTCTGCCGGTACTTATCACCCGCTGCTCAAATAATTATGGTCCCTACCAGTTTCCCG from the Phosphitispora fastidiosa genome contains:
- a CDS encoding dTDP-4-dehydrorhamnose 3,5-epimerase family protein, whose protein sequence is MNLIDGVKTKNLRVIPDERGRLMEMLRCDDELFAGFGQAYMTTAYPGVVKGWHYHKKQLDNFVVVKGMMKVVLFDSREDSPTKGEVNEFFMGTHNPILLQIPTYVYHGFKCISDEEAMVVNFPTKPYNYNEPDEFRVHPHDNDIPYDWTRKDG
- the rfbB gene encoding dTDP-glucose 4,6-dehydratase, encoding MNGKTLLVTGGAGFIGSNFILYMFNRYPDVKIINLDLLTYAGNLENLKDIADNPSYTFVKGDIADTGVVNRVVPGANYIVNFAAESHVDRSIEDPLVFIKTNVMGTQVLLDAAKKHGVERYLQVSTDEVYGSLGPTGYFTEETPIAPNSPYSASKAGADMLVRAYYETYGLPVLITRCSNNYGPYQFPEKLIPFFIKKLLNGQKVPVYGDGLNVRDWLYVEDHCSAIDMVLQKGMVGEVYNIGGNNEKTNMEITKLILQGLGKPETMIEYVKDRLGHDRRYAIDSGKIKSKLGWQPATSFEDGIAMTIKWYLDNRDWWEKIG